The following coding sequences lie in one Peribacillus frigoritolerans genomic window:
- a CDS encoding NADP-dependent oxidoreductase yields the protein MTQTKQQIITLANRPKGMPSKGDFNFVESEVPTPKDNEILVRTLYLSVDPYMRGRMQDTKSYIAPFELNKVITGGVVAEVVESKSNSFKQGDVVVGNIDWAEYTVVTEKEIRVIDPKVAPVTTHLGILGMTGLTAYFGLLDIGKPQEGETVVVSGAAGAVGSVVGQIAKIKGAKVVGIAGSDEKLEYLTKELGFDGAVNYKSESFATDLANAVPDGVDVYFDNVGGEVSDAVFTLLNANARIPLCGAISSYNAEGKDLGPRLQSAMIKTSALMKGFTVGNYASRFQEGATDLGKWLQEGKLKYEETIIEGFENTPDAFLGLFKGTNLGKQLVKVAEPEFAQL from the coding sequence ATGACACAAACTAAACAACAAATAATCACCCTGGCAAACCGTCCAAAAGGTATGCCTTCGAAAGGGGATTTCAACTTTGTTGAGAGTGAAGTTCCCACACCAAAGGATAATGAGATTTTAGTACGTACACTATATTTATCTGTCGATCCATACATGCGTGGCAGAATGCAAGATACCAAATCATATATTGCTCCATTTGAATTGAATAAGGTCATCACGGGCGGCGTTGTTGCTGAAGTTGTTGAGTCCAAATCGAATTCCTTCAAACAAGGGGATGTCGTTGTTGGGAACATCGACTGGGCAGAATACACAGTTGTCACCGAAAAGGAAATCCGCGTGATTGATCCCAAGGTGGCTCCGGTCACAACTCATTTAGGGATTCTTGGAATGACCGGTTTAACTGCTTACTTTGGTTTGCTTGATATTGGAAAACCTCAAGAAGGTGAAACGGTAGTCGTTTCAGGAGCGGCTGGAGCAGTTGGTTCAGTAGTCGGACAAATTGCTAAGATTAAAGGTGCGAAGGTTGTTGGCATCGCTGGTTCAGATGAAAAACTTGAGTATTTAACGAAAGAACTAGGATTTGATGGAGCCGTAAACTATAAAAGTGAAAGTTTTGCGACAGATTTAGCTAATGCTGTTCCCGATGGAGTCGATGTTTATTTCGATAATGTGGGCGGCGAGGTGTCCGATGCTGTTTTCACACTTTTGAATGCGAATGCCCGAATACCATTATGCGGAGCGATTTCCTCGTATAACGCAGAAGGAAAAGATCTAGGACCGCGTCTGCAATCGGCGATGATCAAAACGAGTGCACTAATGAAAGGTTTCACAGTTGGAAATTATGCCTCTAGATTCCAAGAAGGTGCTACGGATTTAGGTAAGTGGCTTCAAGAAGGAAAGCTGAAGTATGAAGAAACGATTATTGAAGGGTTCGAAAACACACCTGATGCATTTTTAGGTTTGTTTAAAGGAACGAACCTCGGTAAACAGCTTGTAAAAGTTGCGGAACCTGAATTCGCTCAACTATAA
- a CDS encoding ABC transporter ATP-binding protein, which produces MVRLYTEDLNIGYGERLIVKDLSVEIPDKKITTIIGSNGCGKSTLLKAITRIISNQSGTVVLDGVNISKESTKILARKMAILPQTPESASGLTVGELVSYGRFPYQKGFGRLTQKDYDVIDWALEVTGTKDFKFRPVDALSGGQRQRVWIAMALAQETEIIFLDEPTTYLDMAHQLEVLELLQRLNEEQGRTIVMVLHDLNQAARFADYIIALKDGEIVKAGDCEEVITHEVLKEVFHIDAVIGRDQRTNKPMCSTYNLLKGDLTTNEKDNDPVYTAVSVNY; this is translated from the coding sequence ATGGTTCGCCTATATACAGAGGATTTGAATATTGGCTATGGTGAACGTTTAATTGTAAAAGATCTCAGTGTGGAAATTCCAGATAAAAAAATCACGACGATCATCGGTTCAAATGGATGTGGGAAATCGACACTTTTGAAAGCGATCACCAGAATCATTTCAAACCAATCAGGTACGGTTGTTTTAGATGGGGTGAATATTTCAAAAGAAAGCACTAAGATCCTTGCAAGAAAAATGGCCATACTTCCGCAGACACCCGAGAGTGCAAGCGGTTTGACGGTTGGGGAGCTCGTATCATATGGGCGCTTTCCCTATCAAAAAGGTTTTGGGCGCCTGACCCAAAAAGACTATGATGTGATTGATTGGGCACTTGAAGTGACCGGCACGAAAGACTTCAAGTTCCGTCCGGTGGATGCTCTATCAGGAGGTCAGCGCCAGCGTGTTTGGATTGCGATGGCCCTTGCCCAGGAAACGGAAATCATCTTCCTTGATGAGCCGACCACCTATTTGGATATGGCGCATCAGCTGGAGGTTCTAGAATTATTACAAAGGCTGAATGAAGAACAGGGACGTACAATTGTCATGGTTCTTCATGATTTAAACCAAGCTGCTCGCTTTGCCGACTATATCATTGCCTTAAAGGACGGGGAAATAGTTAAAGCGGGAGATTGTGAAGAAGTCATCACTCATGAAGTGCTTAAGGAAGTATTCCATATTGATGCGGTAATCGGACGAGATCAACGAACGAACAAACCAATGTGCAGCACATACAATTTACTAAAAGGAGATTTGACAACAAATGAAAAAGATAATGATCCCGTTTATACTGCTGTTAGTGTTAATTATTAG
- a CDS encoding B3/B4 domain-containing protein has product MEITISANLSSKIPQFKVGIITYENIEVGPSPQMVKGRLQLFQEALFFDLEEKELTDFSGIKVWREIFKATGTNPSRYRPSVEALYRRVKKQNYLTPIHSAIDLNNFFSLLYEVPIGIYDAEKLSGDISIKIGEASDGYEGLNGRLNSMENMITSADDVGTFGSPYVDSERTKVTEETKKAIQIIYLQPNTPITEADQLTKSLMDMFLEIHGGEGTYSIVEG; this is encoded by the coding sequence TTGGAAATTACCATATCAGCTAATCTTAGCAGTAAAATCCCTCAATTCAAAGTTGGGATCATTACATATGAAAACATCGAAGTAGGTCCCTCCCCGCAAATGGTGAAAGGAAGACTTCAACTATTTCAGGAAGCTCTTTTCTTCGACCTTGAAGAAAAGGAATTGACCGACTTTTCCGGCATTAAAGTGTGGCGGGAGATTTTCAAGGCTACAGGAACAAATCCGTCACGGTATCGCCCCTCCGTGGAAGCCCTTTACCGCCGCGTAAAAAAACAGAATTACTTGACACCCATCCATTCAGCCATCGATTTAAATAACTTCTTCTCGCTGTTATATGAAGTTCCGATCGGCATTTATGATGCGGAAAAATTATCAGGGGACATCTCGATTAAGATCGGCGAGGCGTCAGATGGTTATGAAGGTTTGAACGGCCGCTTGAATTCCATGGAAAATATGATTACATCAGCCGATGATGTGGGCACATTCGGAAGTCCTTACGTTGATTCAGAACGCACGAAAGTCACCGAAGAAACGAAAAAAGCCATCCAAATCATTTATTTACAGCCCAATACTCCAATCACGGAAGCAGATCAGCTGACGAAATCCCTGATGGACATGTTCCTTGAAATCCACGGTGGTGAAGGGACTTACTCGATTGTAGAAGGATAA
- a CDS encoding topology modulation protein, whose amino-acid sequence MERIMVIGVSAGVGKSTFARRLGDNLNIEVHHLDTFYWRPGWVEAPLEDFISAQKEVLSHDKWIMEGNYNNSFHLRSELADTIIYLELPLRVCLYRVIKRWLSNIGKTRPDMGKGCNEKLDWQFIKFIMTTYFPRKKEMKARFADLQKSDPEKLIVILKRKHEIEGYLLNVKG is encoded by the coding sequence ATGGAACGTATCATGGTTATCGGAGTGTCCGCGGGTGTCGGAAAATCTACTTTTGCAAGAAGACTTGGAGATAATTTGAATATCGAAGTGCATCATTTGGATACATTCTACTGGAGACCTGGCTGGGTTGAAGCTCCTTTAGAGGATTTTATTTCTGCTCAGAAGGAAGTATTGAGTCATGACAAGTGGATAATGGAAGGCAATTATAATAATTCTTTTCATTTACGGTCGGAGCTTGCCGATACGATTATTTATTTGGAACTTCCTCTCCGTGTTTGCCTTTACCGTGTTATCAAACGGTGGTTGTCTAATATAGGTAAAACAAGGCCTGATATGGGCAAAGGCTGCAATGAAAAATTAGACTGGCAGTTTATTAAATTTATCATGACCACCTACTTTCCTCGCAAGAAAGAAATGAAAGCCAGATTTGCCGATCTTCAAAAGAGTGACCCTGAAAAGCTAATAGTTATTTTAAAAAGAAAGCACGAAATTGAAGGATATCTGTTGAATGTGAAAGGATAA
- a CDS encoding undecaprenyl-diphosphatase, with product MALSEMNSKLFRMINNLGKQYPDLNPFFVFIAEYMIFFLVLAVLIFLFSRSNKNRIMVICAFITLVISEILAKIAGQFHTNYQPFAELPNVNKLVEKAVNNSFPSDHTIIFFSFCITFWLFKRGWGFLWGILAVLVGISRIWVGVHYPADVLVGAIISIVSATIVYQIVLKLSLTKKFLGNQVEGEQSILSALSKQKKGKSKDF from the coding sequence ATGGCTTTGTCCGAAATGAATAGTAAATTGTTTAGAATGATTAATAATCTAGGTAAACAATACCCAGATTTAAATCCTTTCTTTGTATTCATAGCTGAATACATGATTTTTTTCTTAGTATTGGCAGTCCTGATATTTTTGTTTTCTCGAAGCAATAAAAATAGAATCATGGTAATCTGTGCATTCATTACACTGGTTATCTCAGAAATATTGGCGAAAATAGCAGGGCAATTCCACACGAATTATCAACCATTTGCTGAGTTGCCCAACGTTAATAAGTTAGTTGAAAAAGCAGTCAATAATTCCTTTCCAAGCGACCATACAATCATATTTTTTTCATTTTGTATAACCTTCTGGTTATTCAAAAGAGGTTGGGGGTTTTTATGGGGAATTTTGGCTGTCCTTGTAGGTATTTCGCGAATTTGGGTAGGTGTCCATTATCCAGCAGATGTTCTTGTCGGAGCCATCATAAGTATCGTTTCAGCCACAATCGTTTACCAAATTGTTCTTAAGTTAAGTCTTACTAAGAAATTTTTAGGAAATCAAGTAGAGGGCGAACAGTCCATTCTATCTGCCCTATCCAAACAAAAGAAAGGTAAGTCAAAGGACTTTTAA
- the nfsA gene encoding oxygen-insensitive NADPH nitroreductase: protein MNNIIEKILDHRSIRSFEDKLLSEEQINTIVECAQAASTSSYIQAYSIIGVTDPEKKAKLAELAGPQSYVEKNGHLFVFCADLYRQDMVSEMENTDLSESIESTEKFMVACIDAALAAQNAALAAESMDLGICYIGGIRNNLPEVSAILNIPHRVIPLFALVVGYPKNRSDKKPRLPLSNIYHENGYQEDKQEFIGQLEEYNETISSYYERRTEGKRKDTWTEQMAGMLGRKSRLYMKDYVEKQGFKKH, encoded by the coding sequence TTGAATAACATTATTGAGAAGATTTTAGATCACCGTTCCATTCGTTCTTTTGAGGACAAGTTGTTGTCTGAGGAGCAAATCAATACGATTGTGGAATGTGCCCAAGCGGCATCGACTTCAAGTTATATTCAAGCGTATTCAATCATAGGGGTAACCGATCCGGAAAAGAAAGCCAAGCTTGCTGAACTTGCCGGACCACAATCATATGTAGAGAAGAATGGACATCTATTCGTCTTTTGCGCCGACTTATATCGTCAGGATATGGTTTCCGAAATGGAAAACACTGACCTGTCCGAATCAATTGAAAGTACGGAGAAATTCATGGTTGCCTGTATTGACGCTGCTCTTGCGGCTCAAAATGCGGCATTGGCAGCAGAATCGATGGATCTTGGCATTTGCTATATAGGCGGGATCCGCAATAATCTCCCAGAAGTGTCAGCGATATTGAATATACCGCATCGCGTTATACCATTATTCGCTCTAGTGGTCGGATATCCGAAAAACCGTTCGGATAAAAAGCCGCGTTTACCGCTGTCCAATATCTATCATGAAAATGGATATCAGGAGGATAAGCAAGAGTTCATCGGACAACTTGAAGAGTATAATGAAACGATTTCCAGTTATTACGAGCGTCGGACTGAAGGTAAACGAAAAGACACCTGGACCGAGCAAATGGCTGGAATGCTTGGAAGGAAAAGCAGGTTGTACATGAAAGATTATGTTGAGAAGCAAGGATTTAAGAAACATTGA
- the trmL gene encoding tRNA (uridine(34)/cytosine(34)/5-carboxymethylaminomethyluridine(34)-2'-O)-methyltransferase TrmL, with translation MSIHVVLYQPQIPANTGNIARTCAGTDTSLHLIRPLGFSTDDKQLKRAGLDYWENVKIHYYDSLEEFYERNAGGEFYYLTKFGEQPHSSFDYSDQDSEIYFIFGRETTGLPKEVIQENMDRCLRIPMTDKVRSLNLSNTAAILVYEALRQQNYRELDLKTKD, from the coding sequence GTGTCAATACATGTAGTTTTATATCAACCACAGATTCCAGCAAATACAGGAAATATCGCAAGAACGTGTGCAGGGACGGATACGTCTTTACATCTCATTCGCCCGCTCGGTTTCTCGACGGATGACAAACAGCTCAAACGGGCCGGGCTCGATTACTGGGAGAATGTAAAGATCCATTATTATGATTCGTTAGAAGAGTTTTATGAAAGAAATGCCGGCGGTGAATTTTATTACTTGACGAAATTCGGAGAGCAGCCACATTCCAGCTTCGATTACAGTGATCAAGACAGTGAGATATACTTCATTTTTGGCCGTGAAACGACGGGTCTCCCGAAAGAGGTGATCCAAGAAAATATGGATCGGTGCCTGCGGATTCCAATGACGGATAAAGTACGTTCACTTAATCTGTCGAACACGGCTGCCATCTTGGTTTATGAAGCACTTAGACAGCAAAATTACCGTGAATTGGATTTGAAAACAAAAGATTGA
- a CDS encoding iron-hydroxamate ABC transporter substrate-binding protein codes for MKKIMIPFILLLVLIISACGNESAEKEKSSASKKEKSGTITYQSENGPVEVPADPQRVLVLSTFAGNVMALDVNLVGVDSWSKMNPNFKELKDVEEVTDEDLEKIIELDPDLIIGLSTIKNVDKLSEIAPTVTYTYGKVDYLTQHVEIGKLLNKEKEAQAWVDDFKKRAKTTGEDIKAKIGEDTTVSVFEKFDKQFYVFGDNWGRGTEILYQEMKLAMPEKVKEAALKDGYFALSLEVLADYAGDYVILSNNKDEDNSFQQTDTYKNIPAVKNNKLFEVNAKEFYFNDPITLDYQLDFFSKSFLGK; via the coding sequence ATGAAAAAGATAATGATCCCGTTTATACTGCTGTTAGTGTTAATTATTAGTGCTTGTGGTAACGAGTCAGCCGAAAAAGAAAAAAGCTCGGCTTCCAAAAAGGAAAAATCAGGTACCATCACATATCAATCTGAAAATGGTCCTGTTGAAGTTCCGGCAGATCCTCAGCGTGTTCTAGTACTATCCACTTTCGCAGGTAACGTAATGGCTTTGGATGTTAACCTTGTAGGTGTCGATTCATGGTCTAAAATGAACCCGAACTTTAAGGAATTAAAAGATGTCGAAGAAGTGACGGACGAAGACCTGGAAAAGATTATCGAGTTGGATCCGGATTTAATCATTGGTTTATCAACGATTAAAAATGTTGATAAATTAAGTGAAATTGCTCCAACCGTAACGTATACATACGGAAAAGTGGACTATTTAACACAGCACGTAGAAATTGGCAAGCTTTTGAATAAAGAAAAAGAAGCCCAAGCTTGGGTGGATGATTTCAAAAAACGGGCAAAAACAACCGGTGAAGACATTAAAGCCAAAATCGGTGAAGATACAACCGTTTCCGTATTCGAAAAGTTTGACAAACAGTTCTATGTATTTGGCGATAATTGGGGTCGTGGAACGGAAATCCTTTATCAAGAAATGAAGTTGGCCATGCCTGAAAAAGTAAAAGAAGCAGCGTTGAAAGATGGTTACTTTGCTTTATCTTTAGAAGTTCTGGCAGACTATGCTGGTGATTATGTGATTTTGAGTAATAATAAAGACGAGGACAATTCGTTCCAACAAACTGATACGTATAAAAACATTCCTGCTGTTAAAAACAATAAACTATTTGAAGTGAATGCGAAAGAATTCTACTTCAATGATCCAATAACATTAGATTACCAGTTAGACTTCTTTTCCAAAAGTTTTCTTGGAAAATAA
- the queG gene encoding tRNA epoxyqueuosine(34) reductase QueG has protein sequence MDMNTFKQEVILYSKEIGIDKIGFTSATAFTELKARLIRQQELDYQSGFEEADIEKRVRPDLIFDKPQSIISIALAYPSKLKDAPQSTKSERRGIFCRASWGTDYHTVLRNKLQLLEDFIKDKVPGAMMKSMVDTGELSDRAVAERAGIGWSAKNSMIITPEFGSYVYLGDMITNLPFEPDQPMEDQCGTCNKCVDVCPTGALVQGGQLNSKRCIAFLTQTKGFLPDEFRTKIGNRLYGCDTCQTVCPKNKGMDFHFHEEMEPDPELAKPLLKPLLTISNRDFKETYGHVSGSWRGKKPIQRNAILALAHFKDETALPQLIQVMKDDPRPVIRGTAAWAVGKIGRAQAVSALEEARMKEKDEEVLAEIEKGLQFTLETK, from the coding sequence ATGGATATGAACACATTCAAGCAAGAAGTGATTTTATATAGTAAGGAAATCGGCATCGATAAAATCGGCTTTACATCGGCCACGGCCTTTACCGAATTGAAAGCTCGGTTGATACGTCAACAGGAGCTGGATTATCAGTCAGGGTTTGAAGAAGCCGATATAGAAAAAAGGGTAAGGCCTGATTTGATATTCGATAAACCGCAATCCATCATTTCGATTGCGCTTGCTTATCCTTCGAAATTGAAGGATGCTCCGCAAAGTACAAAAAGTGAGCGCCGGGGGATCTTTTGCCGGGCGTCATGGGGAACGGATTATCATACCGTTCTTCGTAATAAATTGCAGTTACTTGAGGATTTCATTAAAGATAAAGTGCCAGGAGCAATGATGAAGTCCATGGTTGATACGGGCGAATTATCAGATAGGGCAGTGGCTGAGCGTGCAGGTATTGGCTGGAGTGCAAAAAACAGTATGATCATCACACCGGAATTCGGGTCATATGTATACTTGGGAGACATGATAACCAACCTGCCATTTGAACCGGATCAACCGATGGAAGATCAATGCGGGACATGCAATAAATGTGTCGATGTTTGCCCGACTGGAGCGCTCGTTCAGGGTGGGCAGCTAAATTCCAAGCGTTGCATTGCGTTCTTAACGCAGACAAAAGGTTTCCTTCCGGATGAGTTCAGGACGAAAATAGGCAATCGTTTGTATGGATGTGATACATGCCAGACTGTTTGTCCGAAAAACAAAGGAATGGATTTTCATTTTCATGAAGAGATGGAACCCGACCCGGAGCTGGCGAAACCGCTGTTAAAACCCCTGCTTACGATTTCAAATCGGGACTTCAAAGAGACATACGGCCATGTATCTGGCTCCTGGCGCGGTAAAAAACCAATCCAACGAAATGCCATTTTAGCATTGGCCCATTTCAAAGATGAAACGGCATTGCCTCAATTGATACAGGTCATGAAGGATGATCCGCGGCCTGTCATCAGGGGGACGGCGGCCTGGGCAGTTGGGAAAATTGGCCGGGCGCAGGCTGTTTCCGCATTGGAAGAAGCACGAATGAAGGAAAAGGATGAAGAGGTATTGGCGGAAATTGAGAAAGGACTGCAGTTTACCTTGGAAACAAAATAA
- a CDS encoding amidase domain-containing protein has translation MREQLQRLLQERVEFYTSDELERGERKLHLKKEMMRNRAAEIVRVNAAGKVHSKRKEDNDTVLTYHVHLQYLLKQEDSFYIEEEMEEREARFRNGYIVDERELFPSFETEEAPPKCDPGADRLAYKYDRMKAVQYAERWWNEFNPAYYKFTDDCTNYISQCLHAGGIPMWGAPNKSKGWWIRGKSWSYTWTTAHSLYHLLKAGNAIRTKQVGSAKELNLGDILCIDFEGDGRFDHNLIVTAKDQDGMPLVNAHTMNSRHRYWTYEDSTRYTPNIVYKFFVILDGG, from the coding sequence TTGAGGGAACAATTGCAACGCCTTTTACAAGAAAGGGTGGAGTTTTATACTTCCGATGAACTGGAACGGGGTGAAAGGAAGTTACATTTGAAGAAGGAAATGATGAGGAACCGTGCTGCGGAAATTGTTCGGGTGAATGCGGCAGGCAAGGTACATTCAAAGAGAAAGGAAGATAATGATACAGTTCTGACATATCACGTGCACCTGCAATATTTATTGAAACAGGAGGATTCATTTTATATAGAAGAAGAAATGGAAGAAAGGGAGGCCCGGTTTCGAAATGGGTATATAGTGGATGAACGTGAGCTGTTTCCCAGCTTTGAAACCGAAGAGGCACCGCCAAAATGTGATCCAGGCGCAGATCGTCTCGCATATAAGTATGATCGGATGAAGGCCGTCCAATATGCCGAGCGTTGGTGGAACGAATTTAATCCAGCTTATTATAAATTCACTGATGATTGTACGAATTACATTTCACAATGTTTACATGCGGGAGGAATACCGATGTGGGGGGCTCCAAACAAAAGTAAGGGCTGGTGGATAAGAGGGAAAAGCTGGAGTTATACATGGACGACGGCCCATTCTTTATACCATCTGCTTAAAGCTGGGAATGCCATCAGGACAAAGCAGGTCGGGTCGGCCAAGGAATTGAATTTGGGTGATATCCTCTGCATAGATTTCGAAGGGGACGGAAGGTTTGATCATAATTTGATCGTAACGGCGAAGGATCAGGACGGGATGCCGCTAGTGAATGCACATACGATGAACAGCCGTCACCGGTATTGGACATATGAGGATTCAACCAGATACACACCGAACATCGTTTATAAGTTCTTTGTGATTTTGGATGGAGGGTGA
- the mgtE gene encoding magnesium transporter, protein MIKVLTEDQMTLQIIKVLKEGKKKEFQAILEELQPYDIARTFEGLPEKHHTRFLLLLDSEQIAELIQEVEKVHQLKILSKLGIEKSGHVMDLMDNDDLASLLEDLSPGKIEELLSGMKQEESKIVQNIMNYPPETAGRIMTNRFVWIPQHYTVREAVEKLKIFAEFSETINYLYVIDNDKKLVGVVSYRDLIINDESEKIQDIMYSRVISVSADEDQEEVARVIERYDFLAIPVVEKNNELLGIVTVDDIIDVVIKEANEDIEKLSASGKAIDFDTKAHVAAYRRLPWLILLLFIGLVSGTIISGFEETLSKVVALAFFMPMIAGMTGNTGTQSLAVVVRGLITSDTDKGVVTRLIIRELKVGLIIGITCGILISIIAYVWQGNSVLGLVVGSSLVMTLIIGTLAGTIIPLILYKFNIDPAVASGPLITTLNDILSLLIYFGIATMFISKLM, encoded by the coding sequence ATGATAAAAGTCCTGACGGAAGATCAAATGACTTTACAAATCATAAAGGTTTTAAAAGAAGGAAAAAAGAAAGAATTTCAAGCAATATTAGAAGAACTCCAACCATATGACATTGCTCGAACTTTTGAGGGGCTTCCAGAAAAACACCATACACGTTTCTTGTTGTTACTTGATTCAGAACAAATCGCTGAACTGATTCAAGAAGTTGAGAAAGTGCATCAATTAAAAATTCTTAGTAAATTAGGAATAGAGAAATCCGGCCATGTTATGGATTTAATGGATAATGATGATCTAGCTTCATTGTTAGAGGACCTATCCCCTGGAAAAATTGAAGAACTTCTTTCAGGCATGAAACAGGAAGAATCAAAAATCGTTCAAAATATCATGAATTATCCCCCTGAAACGGCCGGGCGAATAATGACAAACCGTTTTGTATGGATCCCCCAACATTATACGGTTCGTGAAGCAGTTGAAAAACTGAAAATCTTTGCGGAGTTTTCGGAAACGATCAATTATCTTTATGTAATAGATAATGATAAAAAATTAGTAGGTGTTGTCTCATATCGGGATTTAATAATAAATGATGAATCTGAAAAAATTCAAGATATTATGTATAGCCGGGTTATCTCCGTTTCTGCTGATGAAGACCAAGAAGAGGTAGCTCGTGTCATTGAGCGATATGATTTTTTAGCAATTCCTGTAGTTGAAAAAAATAATGAATTATTAGGAATAGTAACCGTCGATGATATTATTGATGTTGTCATTAAGGAAGCGAATGAAGATATTGAAAAATTATCGGCATCCGGTAAAGCTATAGACTTTGACACGAAGGCGCACGTGGCCGCATATCGTCGGCTGCCCTGGCTTATTTTACTTTTATTTATCGGATTAGTGTCTGGAACCATTATAAGCGGTTTTGAAGAAACATTGTCCAAAGTTGTTGCGCTTGCTTTCTTTATGCCGATGATCGCAGGGATGACTGGAAATACAGGTACTCAATCTTTAGCTGTTGTTGTAAGAGGCCTAATCACTAGTGATACGGATAAAGGAGTCGTGACCAGACTTATTATACGGGAATTGAAAGTTGGATTGATAATAGGCATTACCTGTGGAATATTGATTTCCATCATAGCTTATGTTTGGCAGGGAAATTCCGTTCTGGGATTAGTGGTTGGAAGTTCGTTAGTGATGACCCTAATTATCGGGACTTTAGCTGGGACCATTATTCCTTTGATATTATATAAATTCAACATCGATCCTGCAGTTGCTTCTGGTCCGCTAATTACAACACTAAATGATATACTCTCGTTACTTATTTACTTTGGAATTGCCACGATGTTTATTTCAAAATTGATGTAG
- a CDS encoding YbjN domain-containing protein: MSNVAKFRDFLTSEKIYMNELNEDGTTFFRAEQKLKDGWKVLLVFAFNQDENVADLFCFNVAELKNPEKKQDVHTLLNEYNANFRYSKLYEENGTISIRYSYSIEGDIVPDLAFRKLIMLLETAQQVYPRLMEVIWS, translated from the coding sequence ATGTCAAACGTTGCTAAATTTCGTGATTTTTTAACTAGTGAGAAAATCTATATGAATGAGTTGAATGAAGATGGCACCACCTTTTTTAGGGCTGAGCAAAAGTTAAAGGACGGGTGGAAGGTCCTTTTAGTATTTGCTTTCAATCAAGATGAAAATGTGGCGGACTTATTTTGCTTTAATGTCGCCGAGTTGAAGAATCCTGAAAAGAAACAGGATGTACATACACTGTTGAATGAATATAATGCTAATTTTAGGTATTCCAAGCTGTATGAGGAAAATGGGACCATTTCCATTCGGTATTCATACTCCATTGAGGGGGATATCGTACCGGATCTGGCGTTCAGGAAGTTAATCATGCTGCTTGAAACGGCACAGCAGGTTTATCCGCGGTTAATGGAAGTCATTTGGTCTTAA